From the Candidatus Atribacteria bacterium genome, the window TACAAGTAGAAATTCAAGAAGTTATTTTGATTCAATTCCCCTTGACCATTATGGCAATAATAGTGGGCTTTATCTGGGAGTATAAAAATTTAAGAAAAGTAATCACTCCCGTTAACAAAAAAGCCATTTTACTTAATTTAAAAAAGTTGTTTTTTGGAGTCTGGCCTATTTTGCTGATTATCATCTTGGTATTGGCAGTAAATTTAGACCTTTTACTTTCTTTAATATTAGTAATTCTATCTTTGTTTATATTGAATTTCCCCAAATTTAAACTCCCCATAGTAAAGAAGATCATTAAAAATGACGTAGATTTAAACGTGGTGATCTTAATTGCCAGTATTATGATTTTTCAGAGGATACTGCAGGCCTCGGGAGGAATAGAGGTTATCCCTGAGGTATTTACTAAATTAGGAGTCCATCCTTATCTTGTTTTGTTTAGCATTCCCTTTTTTATCGCAGCGATGACCGGAGTAACCACCGCAGCAATAGGAATAGGCCTGCCGGTCCTTCTACCCATAATTATTCAAGGGGAAGCAAATCTGTATTATGCCATGTTAGCCTTCACCGGTAACTATATAGGAGTCATGATTTCTCCCATGCATTTATGTTTGGTGGTGACCAAAAATTATTTTAAAGTAGATATGGGAAAAGTATATAAAATATTAATTTTGCCTCTGGCCATTATTACTTTAAGCGCCTTTATTTTGGTAATGGTTAGAACATAGTTCAGAAATTTTTTTACATTATTGTAGGGATGGTTCTTGAGAAAAATAGGAGGAATAAAATGAGAAAATCACCCAAAGAGGTAGAGATAGAAAAGGAAATATTGGAAATGTTAAGCGGAAAGCCGGCTATGGCAGCTTCTTTAATTTTTAATGATGAAGAAGCACAAGCCTTACGAAATTATGCCAACACAGTTTCTATAAAACGATTGGGTTATAATGACCATGGTCCGGTACATATGAGTAAAACAGCATTAAACGCCATGATCATGTTCGATATATTAAGTAAAAACGGAATTAAATTTAATCTGGAAGAAGAGAAAATTGGTACTGCCGAAGATAGTAAAGTAGCGGTATTAATATCATCCTTGCTGCACGATGTAGGCATGTCAGTGGGTCGGGAAAATCACGAGCTGTTAGGGGTTATTTTTGCTGCTCCCATTATTGGAAGAGTACTGACCAAAATTTACAATAAGGATATTGAAACGAAAATCATTGTTTACTCTTTAATTGTTGAAGGTATTGCTG encodes:
- a CDS encoding DUF401 family protein, which gives rise to MGETKVTEIVKLLVVVAVIIFLIRKKWNLEYTILLASLLVGVFFGLSPVQMGENIIFALIDPTTLRLMGIIVLVYILSGVLRKVESLKDLTDSLGQLVKDYRLILAFIPALLGLIPMPAGAMFSAPMVKEIGDREGLTGEENTFVNYWFRHVWEFVWPLFPGMILFAGLLQVEIQEVILIQFPLTIMAIIVGFIWEYKNLRKVITPVNKKAILLNLKKLFFGVWPILLIIILVLAVNLDLLLSLILVILSLFILNFPKFKLPIVKKIIKNDVDLNVVILIASIMIFQRILQASGGIEVIPEVFTKLGVHPYLVLFSIPFFIAAMTGVTTAAIGIGLPVLLPIIIQGEANLYYAMLAFTGNYIGVMISPMHLCLVVTKNYFKVDMGKVYKILILPLAIITLSAFILVMVRT
- a CDS encoding phosphohydrolase, which codes for MRKSPKEVEIEKEILEMLSGKPAMAASLIFNDEEAQALRNYANTVSIKRLGYNDHGPVHMSKTALNAMIMFDILSKNGIKFNLEEEKIGTAEDSKVAVLISSLLHDVGMSVGRENHELLGVIFAAPIIGRVLTKIYNKDIETKIIVYSLIVEGIAGHMATQDIHSLEAGLVSIGDGCDMEKGRARIIFLLSRTPQVGDIHKYSANSIQNVEIIQGEEKPIRIIVEMTESVGFFQIEQVLFPKILSNPVKPYIELYGRVTGEEMRRYL